In Nitrospira sp., the sequence AATCCAGCTGAACCCAAAATATACATTCAAAAACTTTGTCGTTGGTGCGGGGAATCAATTTGCTCATGCAGCATGTATGGCAGTGGCGGAACAACCTGGACAGACCTATAACCCGCTCTTTATTTACGGTGGTGTGGGACTTGGAAAGACGCATCTTTTAAACGCGATAGGGAATCATGTGGCTGAAAAGAGCGATTTGCGCATTGCCTACTTGACCACGGAACAATTTACCAACGAGGTGATCAACTCCATCCGCTATGACAAGATGATGGATCTGCGGAAGCGCTATCGCCATATCGATATGCTGATGATCGACGACATTCAGTTCTTGGTCGGAAAAGAACGGACACAGGAAGAGTTCTTTCACACCTTCAATGCCCTGTACGAAGGCCATAAACAGATCGTGCTCTCGAGTGACCGGTTTCCGAAGGACATGCCTGACATCGAAGAACGTCTACGTTCCCGTTTCGAGTGGGGATTGATCGCCGATCTGCAACCTCCGGACGTCGAGACCCGGATCGCGATTTTGAGAAAGAAGTCGGAGGATGAGGGAGTCAAGCTGCCGGAAGACGTGATCCAGTTCCTCTCCACGACGATGAAGAGCAATGTCCGCGAGCTGGAAGGCAGTCTTGTCCGATTGGGCGCCTATGCGTCGTTGACGGGGCAAGTCATTACCCTCGATCTGGCCAAGAGCGTCCTCCGTGATTTGATCGGAGACAAGAAGAAGATCGTGACGATGGACGATATTCAAGAGGCGGTGTGTACCCAGTTCCATGTAAAACTGACCGAACTGAAATCGCGCCGGCGGAGTAAGACCCTCGTTCATCCTCGGCAAATCGCGATGTACCTATGTCGAGAGCTGACCGACGCATCGTATCCTGAAATCGGGCGGCAATTCGGCGGCAAGGACCATACGACGATCATTCATGCTTGCCGTCAGGTTGCGAAGTCTAAGGAGAGCGACACGACCTTGCAAGCGACGATTGAAACACTGAAAGAGCAAATTCTTCGGAGCTAAGACATCGGGGAGAATGTTTCCATGAAGGTACGGATGGGGAGAGATGAATTGCTGACCGGGCTTCAACGGGTTCAAGGCGTCGTTGAGAAACGGAACACGATGCCGATTCTATCGAACATCCTCTTTGAGGCAAAACAGGATGGGGTAGAAATCGTCGCGACCGACCTCGAGATCGGGGTGCGAGGCCTCTATAAGGCGACCGTCGTCGAGACGGGAGGGGTCACCATTTCGGCCAGAAAGCTGTTCGAAATCATCAAGGAAGTGCCACCCGGTGAAGTTGAGCTCACGTCTGCCGACAACAACTGGACCACCATTCAGGCCGGGAAGAGCCAATTCAAAGTCGTGGGGTTGCCCAATACGGAGTACCCGGCGTTGCCGACGATCGAGCGCGAGGGATTGACGCCGCTTTCTGGAGAAGGCCTGCTTGAATTGATCCGAAAGACTCTCTTCGCCGCAGGAGATAATGATGCTCGGTATATCTTGAATGGGCTCCTCGTCACCCTTCTCGCCACCGATAGAAAAACGTCGCTTCGCTTAGTGGGCACGGACGGCCACCGTCTCGCCGTGTCGGAACAGGAAATCGGAAAGGCCGGCACGAAAGGCGTCCCGCAGGAAATCAAGGCGATTATTCCGAAGAAGGCCGCACACGAAATCCGGCATCTCTTGGAAGAGGGAGGAGACAGCGAACCACTGATCGGTTTTACGAAGAACCTCATGATTTTTCGAAAAAGCGGCCTCCTACTCACATCGCGATTGATGGAAGGCAACTATCCCAACTACCAACAGGTCATCCCTAAAGAGAACGGCAAGAAGATCAGCGTGAACCGGGCTGAACTGGAAAGCGCGCTACGGCGAGTCTCGGTCTTATCGAAGGATAAAGCCAGCGCGGTGAAAGTTTCGTTCGCGTCCGGCACGATGACTCTGTTTACCAGCAGTCCGGACTACGGGGAAGCCTCGGAAGATGTGCCTGTTCGATACGAGGGGGATTCACTCAGCACCGGCTTTAATGCCCGCTATCTTTTGGATGTCTTCAGTGTGATGGACGGAGAAAGCATCTCTATGCAGATGGAAACCCCTTTGAGTCCCTGTCTGATCCAGGAACCGGAGAACCCGGGGTTCAAGTGTGTGGTGATGCCGATCAAGATCTGAATGGCTCCGATAGCAGGGCGTCCAACATGCACACCGAGAATTCTGTTTTCGCCTCACAGCCGACGAATCATATGACCGTATGACGATTGAGTCAGGAAACGAATGACCACAGAAGACTCGCTTCAACCGAAATCGGACAGCTACAGCGCGGATCAGATCAAGGTCCTTGAGGGGCTCGATGCGGTGCGCAAGCGGCCTGCGATGTATATCGGGAGCACCAGCGTCGACGGACTTCACCACCTCGTGTATGAGGTCGTCGACAACAGTGTCGACGAACATATGGCGGGCTTCGGCGAAGCGATCGAGGTCACGATCCACATCGACGGCAGTCTGACGGTCATCGACAACGGGAGAGGCATTCCCACCGGCATGCACCCCACGCAAAAGAAATCCGCCGCCGAGGTGGCGCTGACGGTGCTTCATGCGGGAGGCAAGTTCGAGCAGGGCGCCTACACGGTTTCCGGTGGCTTACACGGGGTCGGGATCTCCGTTGTGAATGCCTTATCAGAGTGGCTTGAGCTCGAGATCTGGCAGGACGGTCAGGTATTCGAACAACGGTATGAACGCGGCAAGCCAAACGCGCCGCTCAATGCCACGGGCAAGACCAAACGACGCGGCACCAAGGTTCGCTTCAGGCCGGACGGCCAAATCTTTGAGACGCTGGAGTTCAGCTTTGACGTATTGGCTCAGCGCCTACGCGAGCTCGCTTTTTTGAACAAGGGTCTGGCCATCACGCTCAGGGACGAGCGGAAAGAGCCGGCGAAAGAGCAAGTCTTTGTGTACAAGGGCGGCATCGTATCCTTCGTCGAGCATCTCAACGAAGCCAAAACGCCGCTGCACAAGCCGATCTACGTCAAGGTCGAGAAGCTGGAAATGATTCTGGAGGTGGCCCTCCAGTACAACGACAGCTACGCCGAGAACCTGTTTTCGTTCGCGAACAACATCAACACCAAGGAAGGTGGGACACACTTGGTAGGGTTCAAGGCCGCCCTCACCAGGACGATCAACAATTACGCGAACGCGAACGATTTGCTTAAGAAAGAAACCGAATCGCTGACCGGAGATGATGTGCGGGAAGGTCTCACGGCGGTGGTCAGCGTCAAGGTCCGCAATCCGCAGTTTGAGGGTCAGACAAAAGCCAAGCTCGGGAACAGCGAAGTGAAAGGCGTTGTCGAGGCTGCGGTCAACGAGGCCTTGGGCAATTATTTCGAGGAAAATCCTCCGGTCGCGCGAAAGATCATCGGCAAGGCCGTCGACGCGGCGCGTGCGCGCGAGGCGGCCCGAAAGGCCAAGGATCTGATCCGGCGCAAGAGCGCCCTCGACGGCGGCTCGCTTCCCGGGAAATTGGCGGATTGTTCCGAGAAGGATCCGGCCTTGAGCGAACTCTACATCGTCGAGGGTGACTCGGCGGGCGGGTCTGCGAAGCAAGGACGCGACCGCAAGTTCCAAGCGATCCTGCCCCTAAAAGGAAAGATCTTGAACGTCGAGAAGGCACGGTTCGACAAGATGCTCTCGAGCGACGAGATTAGAACGCTCATCATGGCGCTGGGGACCGGTATCGGTCGCAAGCGGGAAGAGAGCGACAAGTCGGAGAAAGATACCTTCGACATTGCGAAGGCGCGCTATCACAAGATCATCCTCATGACCGATGCCGACGTCGACGGGAGCCACATCCGGACCTTGCTCTTGACGTTCTTCTTCCGGCAAATGCCTGAGTTGATTGAGCGAGGCTATATCTACATCGCTCAGCCTCCGCTGTTCAAAGTCAAAAAGGGCAAGATCGAACGGTACCTCAAGGATGAGGGGGCGCTGAACGAGTACTTGGCCGATTTGGCGGTCGAAGACGTCGAACTGTACACGGAAGGGGCCCAAGGGTATGTGACCGGGCGCCGGCTGTTGCCGATCTTGAAGAAACTGATCGCGTTCGAAACATTGCTCGGACGGTTGAATAAGAAGCCGTATGAAGCCGCGATGCTGAGGGCTTTTGTGGATGAACCAGGGCTCGATCGCGAGCTCCTCAAGGATCGAGAGGCCCTCAATCGCGTAGTGGTCGATGTAAAGAAGGCGCTCCTCCTGGCGTTCCCGAAGTTGGAACCGACGTTCGAGATCTTTGCGGATGAAGAACATCAGTCCAACAAAGCCACGTGCCGGCTTCTTGTCAACGGCATGACGCACAGCATCGAAGTCAACCACGACTTGGTGGGATCGGCCGACTTCCGAGAGCTTCAAAAGCTTGCGCCGTCCGTCGTCGGTCTCGGACGGCCTCCCTATAGGCTGAAAACAAAGGGCCAGGAACGGCAGCTGGTTTCTACCGCTGAGACGGTGAGGACCATTCTTGAACTCGGGAAGCAAGGCCTCGGTCTTCAACGGTACAAAGGACTGGGCGAGATGAATCCGGGGCAATTGTGGGAAACGACGATGGACCCGGAGAAACGCACGCTCTTGAAGGTCCAGCTGGAGGACGTGACCGGCGTCGATGAAATCTTCACCATTTTGATGGGGGACGAAGTCGAGCCGCGGAGAAATTTCATCCAGGAACATGCGCTCGAAGTACGGAATTTAGACGTGTAGCTGGTCGGCGAGACCCGTTAGAAACATGAAGCACTCTGCATTAGTCTTGTCGGATGCTCAAAATGGTCATCCGGCAAGGCCGCAAAAAAAAAGGACCGGAGGCGGTACCCTCTGGGGTACGTTGAGGGTCGTTTCGAGCCGAGAACGAAGCCGGTGATCATTTTCAGCATCCGAGGGAAGAATGCCTCCCGATGAACGACTAGAACATATCGATATCGAAGACGAAATGCGCTCGTCGTACTTGAGCTACGCGATGAGCGTGATCGTGGGACGCGCACTGCCCGACGTCCGCGACGGGCTCAAACCGGTTCATCGCCGCATCTTGTTCGGTATGAATGAAATGGGCCTCGCCTCCAACCGGGCCTACCGCAAATCGGCCAAGATCGTCGGCGAAGTCATGGGGAACTATCATCCACACGGGAACATGCCCATCTACGACGCGCTCGTCCGGATGGCGCAAGACTTCAACATGCGCTACCCGCTCATCGACGGTCAGGGGAATTATGGTTCGATGGATGGCGATCCTCCGGCCGCAGAACGGTATACCGAAGCTCGCATGACGAAGCTGGCTGAAGAGATGTTGGCCGACATCGACAGGGAAACCGTGGATTTCGGGCCGAATTACGACGAATCGAGGCAAGAACCTCTGGTTCTACCGACCAAGGTGCCGAATCTCCTGATCAATGGAGCGGGCGGCATCGCGGTGGGCTATGCCACGAACATCCCGACGCACAACATCGCTGAGATCATCGATGGCTTGCTTCTGTTGTTGGAGAGCCCAGAAGTCACGATCGCCCAACTGATGAAGAAGATCCCCGGCCCTGATTTCCCCACGGCCGGGTTCATCTACGGCATGAGCGGCATTAAGGAGGCTTACGAGACTGGCCGGGGTCTCCTGACGCTGCGGGCGAAAGTGGTCGTGGAAACCGACCAGCGTACCGAGCGCGAGCGCCTGATCGTCACGGAGGTTCCGTATCAAGTTAACAAGGCGAAGTTGATCGAGAAGATAGCCGAATTGGTTCAAGAGGATCGAATCAAGGGTATCTCCGATCTGCGGGATGAGTCATCAGACCGCGAAGGGGTGCGGGTGGTGATCGAGCTGAAGCGGGGTGAAATCCCCTTGGTGGTGTTGAACAACCTGTATAAGCACACCCAGCTTGAAGCCACGTTCGGCGTCATCATGCTCGCGTTGGTCAACAATCGCCCGGAAATCCTGAACTTGAAGCAGATCTTGGGTCACTTCCTCGAGCATCGTCGCGAAGTCGTGGTGAGGCGGACGGCTTTCGAGCTACGAAAAGCCGAAGAGCGGGCCCATATTCTGGAAGGGCTTAAGATCGCACTCGACCATCTCGATGCCGTCATCGGGCTCATCAGACGGTCCCAATCGCCCGACGAAGCGCGGGCTGGGCTGATACGGCAGTTCGACCTCACCGAAATCCAAGCCACCGCGATCCTCGATATGCGGCTCCAGCGTCTGACACAGCTCGAGCGAACCAAACTCGTCGACGAATACCAGGAGGTGCTGAAGCAGATCGAATATCTCAAGTCGGTGCTCGCGAGCGAGGCGCTGGTCCGGACCATCATCAAAGACGAGCTGGCCGAAATTCGTGAGGCCTATCAGGACGAGCGGCGCACCCAGATCGTCAAGGAAGAGGCGGAGATCAGCCTCGAAGATCTTATCGCAGAAGAAGAGGTGGTCGTCACGATATCTCATGCCGGATATATCAAGCGAAATGCCGTATCGCTGTATCGCGCGCAGCGACGAGGCGGTAAGGGTAAGATCGGGATGGGTATCAAAGAGGAAGATTTCGTCGAACATCTCTTTACCGCCTCGACCCATGATTCACTCCTCTTTTTCACGGACGCCGGAAAGGTGTATTGGCTGAAGGTGCATGAAATTCCGGAAGCCAGCCGCGCCGCGAAAGGCAAAGCTCTTGTCAATCTGCTCGCTCTGTCCGGCAGTGAAAAGGTTACGGCCATCTTGCCGGTCAAAGAGTTCCGGGCTGACCGGTATGTCATGATGGCCACGAAGAACGGCATCATCAAGAAGACGGAACTGTCTGCCTTCGGCAACCCGAGGCAAGGGGGGATCATTGCGCTCGGATTGGAACCGGGCGATAGGCTCATCGAAGTCCAACTGACCGACGGACAGCGGGAGATTCTTCTTGGAACCAAACAGGGCATTACCATTCGATTCAAAGAGGATGACGTGCGACCGGTAGGTCGGGCGGCTTATGGCGTGAAAGGGATCACGCTTGAAGAGGGAAATGAGGTGATTGGGATGGAAACCATCACCCCCGATTCCACCACATCGATTCTGACCGTCACGGAAGGTGGCTACGGCAAGCGAACGCCGGTGGGCGAATATCGGGTACAGGGTCGTGGAGGCAAAGGCATCATCAGTGTCAAGACGACCGAGCGAAACGGACCGGCCGTCGGATTCCTGCAAGTACGAGATGGCGACGAAATCATGTTGATCGCCGCGCAGGGCAAAGTGCTTCGTTGCAAGGTGGACGACATTCGCGAAATCGGTCGGAATACCCAAGGGGTTCGCATTCTCGACCTCGATGGCGAGGGGGATCGAGTCGTAGGTGTCGCGAGACTGGCGGAAGCGGTCGAACGAGAGGACGCTGGTCCGGGAGAGATCCCCGAAGCCTAACCCGACCGAGCCGCGCAGTTGTTCAATGTACCATCGGATTTCGACTCCCATTCCTCCCACTGGTCCCAAGACCGAGAAGCCGCTCGATGTTGTCGTCAAGTTTGCGCTCAGTGTCTTCGTGGGATCCTTCGCCTTGATCTGGGGAGGGATGTATCTCAGTCGCCCCGATCGCTCGATTCCTCCCTATACTGTCGGTGCTCAGTCCAGCTATCTCGTGGCGACGGATGTTCCTTCAGGGACGCAAGATGACCAGGTCGAAAAACTGGTTAAGCGGTTTCGAAAGATCGGCCATCAGACGCGCGATTTCGGTCCCATGAAGATCTATCCGACAACTCCAGGCGATCCGGAAGGCCGGTACAGACATATCGTGATTTACGTGTTTGATGATCACAGGCGGACTGATCCAGAAGTCCTGGCGAAATATCTGGCCGGAGACGCGACAGTCGTTAACGACTATGAAAGATCGATGCGCGGATACTATCGACTCCAGGATCAGGATGAAGAAGGAGGAATAGGCCCTATCCTCAAGAATGGGCAGGTCACCAGCGACACACGGATCCTCTTCAAGGGACTTGTGACGGCCCCTTTGCCGGTTGAGGCGGAAGCTGAGCAGGGTATCTCGATATCACCTCTCTAAGCCGCTCGCGGATAGTCGGATCTTGAATCATGGCGGTCTGCGATACCAGCTCAGCCCAAGATTTCTCTGACTGAGCGGACCCGAGGTCGGTGGCGAGGCTTGCGGGGGAAACCTCCCTTTCACCGGGAATCTCTCCGACGCGAAAGGCAATGTCCGTGACAGACCCCGTTCCTGACTCTGCCTGCAGCTTAGCTAAGAGTGCTGGTTTGAGGAACGTCAACTGCTGTAGCCAGACGGAATTCCTAACGATGAGGTAAAGCTTCTTGAATCGAATCTGGGCCGGCCAGGTGTGGGAAGCCATGGGTTCGCCCACGATGTCCCACCAGCGACGCTGCAAACGAAGTTCCACTAGTCTCGATTCAAGGCCGAGTCGCTTGGAAAGCCCTGAGAGGATGCTGCCGAAGGGATCGAGTGTACCTGGGCCGGTCATGTGGCATCATAGGCGGTAGGGGAGAAATAGATCAAGGCGGGGTGTCGGGTCATGGCTAAAGAGACGGAAGATCATCGGAAAGTCGTGGCCACCAATCGGAAAGCCTACCACGATTATTTTATCGAAGAAAAGTTCGAGGCCGGGATTGTCCTCAAGGGCACCGAGGTGAAATCCCTTCGGGACAGACGAGTAAACTTACAAGACAGTTATGCGGACGTCAAAGATGGGGAGGTCTTTCTCCATCACTGCCACATCAGTCCCTATAGTCACGGCAACATTATGAACCATGATCCGATCAGGACCCGCAAATTGCTCCTTCATCGAAAGGAGATCAACAAGCTCCTCGGTAAAACCCAGCAGAAGGGGCTCACCCTGATCCCGCTCCGAATCTATTTTTCTGACCGAGGTCAGGCTAAGGTGGAGCTTGGATTAGCCAAAGGGAAGAAACAGCATGATCGCCGAGAATCGATCAAAACTCGGGAAGCCAGCAGAGAAGTGGAACGGGCGATCAAAGAACGGAAGTAGGACCGAAGTTCATATTCGTTCACACCGCAGTGACGATCGAGAAGCTTCCTCCTCATGTATCTCTACGAACTCGACTGACAACAAGGAAGCTGCGCCGTGTCGCCGTTCGTGGACGACGCTGCGGGACACGGCGCGCATCGAAGTGCGTACCCTCGGGCTACCGATGGAATGATGACGTCCCTGCTCTAGCCGTGAGAGGAGAACCGTTCTATTTACTTTTCACCGTCAAGGAACACCGCCTTATACATAAATCCAAAAACAGCGGTCAGCGCGAGCAAGGCAAAAAATATAGTCGTCACGGTACGTCACCTCCCTTCACTCAATGGGGAGTATACCGCTCAAAGATGAATGATTGATGATGAGATCGTGAAGAAATCTTCATCATTCAACGATCCTGACTACTCTACCCGATTGAATTGGTCCGTATGAAACAGGTGGTCGATGTCTGGAAACCTTCAAGGAAGAATTGGTCGGTACAAATGGGAGAGTCCAATGAGCGCGCTTCTTATGTTTTGGAAGGACTTGGAAGATGGTGTGGAGCAGCCTCAGGCTTCACGAACCTCCGGATTGGAAGTAAGAAGCCCCAATCCAATACCGACCAGATCTCACGATGTTGCACTTATGACCAATTTACACTGCACCACAACATCAAGAACCAAGCGGAAGACGCTTTCTCTGCAGTGGGCGATCCCGATCACCAACGCGTGGTTTTCGACAGGATCTTCTATGCCGACTTCCAGTTACACCCTACAACCCGTCGTTCTACGGCATCGCCCATAGCCAGGTTCTGTCACCTTCGGGCGAGCTGCAACATTGTGTACAGTACTCCGAATATTCCGGCCACTATGAAGACTTCGATGAGGGAAATCATGCTAGAAGCTCACCTCCTTTTACTTTCCTCATTAGGTACGCTTTCAAGATGAAAACTCCATGATGAGATCATGAAGACTTCTTCATTATTGGCGATTCTCAGGAAATTCGATATTCTCGTTAAGGAGAATAAGACCCCCAATATGTAGGCATCTTAAAAGAAGGTGAAGCGAACAGTCGGATTTTCCCATCGGATATTCCAGCCACATCCCTCGTCCGGTCCGTTGAAGGTTCTCAACGCGGTGTAAATATGGGACACCCGGGTATGAAGCAAACCGTGCAGCGTGTATCTTCTTTGCGTGATGCCATAACGCTCTCGTCAAATGTCGTGAGAGAGATCACCCGACCTGCGGTCTCGCCGGTGTCACGAACTGCTCTTCCGGCCAAATGCGTTCCCACGATGATCGCTTGTCCGAGTCCCACAATGATATACGGAAAACAAACCATTGAAGCAGCGATGATATTTGCCATTACTTTGGAATCCTCCTTAAAAAGAAAATAACCAATTAACAGCAAGACAGGATGAAGTCAAGGTGAAGAGCTTTTTATGTGAAGAGCTCTTCATCCCGCTCGTGGGGAATCATGCTGCCGATGTTGTCTCGTTGTGTCACGTCGCATCGCTTCCCATCTCTCTTCAATGGGAAAGCAGTTCAGCAGTTGCGGCGAGAGGCCATTACCGAGTGACCCGGTGCAGCTTATGGAGAGAACGTTTCGCGTTGGTTTCTGTCATGTGAATTGTGTGCGAAGGATGGTGCGATGATCATAATGAGTGGAGTGCTACGGCAAAGTTTGCAGGGGAAAGTCGTTCTGGAAGAGAAGCATTCACTTGGCAAGACAAAATGCCGGGTAGGAGACGAGTTAAAATGGAGTCCGAACGTAGGTGGGACGAGGCCAAAATGCCTTGAGAACTCTAAGCAGGAACCGTCTGCTGGGCGAGGGCTGGTAAACGCAGGGTGAAGACAGAGCCTTTGTTGACTTCGCTGGTGACGGAAATACTACCTCCATGAGCATCCATGATTTCTTTCACGATGGGCAATCCAAGGCCGGTACCGGCGGAATCTTTCGCTCGGGCCCAATCAGTGCGGTAGAATCGCTCGAACAGATGGGGAATATGCTCCGGTTCGATGCCATGCCCCGTGTCCTCGACGGCCACGGTGACCTTGGAACTGATTGTTTGTAGGCGAACCGTGACGGAACCGCCGGATGGGGTGTACCGCAGCGCATTGTCGAGCAGATTGATCAGCGCCTGTTTGAGCCACTGTACATCGCCGAGGACGGACGGGACCGGTTGGGACTCGAATGTCAGGGCAATCCGGTGGTCATCCGCCAAGAGCATCAGTTCATCCACGATCTCTTGAATCAGCGGCTCCAAGGCTAGCGGGACAAGATTGACCGGCGGTTTGCTACTGGTAAATTTCGCCAAAGTCAACAATGGGCGAGTCAAGGCGATGAGCCGATCCACTTGCTGGAGGTTGTTGAGCAGCACCTCGTGATATTCTTCGACGGTCCTCGCTTTCATGAGCGCGACCTCCAGGTTGCCCCGCAAGATGGTCAAGGGGGTTTTCATCTCGTGTGCGGCGATTTCGCAGAAGTTCCGTTGAACTTCGCTGCCTCGCTGGAACCGATCCAAGACGGAGTTGACCGCCTGGGTCAGTCGACGAAATTCGCGGTGAGGTGAATCCACCGCCAGCCGTTTTCCGAGATCGGCTTCCGACATCGTTTCGGCGCCCGCGCATAAGGCCTCGATCGGGGCCAGCACCTTCTTTGACAGCCAGAGGCTTCCGACCCAGGCGACAAAAAGAGTGGCCCCGGATCCCAGAGCCAGCAGAAACACCAGACCGTTCAGAGTTTCACGATAGTGGAGCAATGAGGCTTCGGCTTGCAATACGTACCGCCGTTGACCGCCTTGTGCGACGGACAGAAACAGTTGTCGAGCGGGGACGCTGGTCGAGTCGACAGTTTCGAACACTGCGTGGTCACGCTGGAGTCGCTGCAGGACGTCGGCAGAAATCGACGACTGCGTCTCGGCATGGGAACTTTTCCAGAGGAGCCGACCATCTATGGAGAAGACGCGAAGCGAATGAGGAACTTCAGGCAGCTCATATGACCGCCGCACGTCTGCCCGCAGGCCATCCTGGCTGCCCTGATCGATAAGATCAGGATGCCGCTTCACAATATCGGCAAGCGTCTCTGCCAACGCGAAGAGCCGTCCGTCCACAAAACGATGCAACAATACCTCGCTGACGGCGTACACCAGCGCCGAAAACACGAGGAGCCCCGCCAGCAAGACGAAGGCGGACCAGCTGATCAAGCTGCGGAGCGATTTCACGGAGGCGTTTTCGGCTCTTCGAGCATATATCCCGCGCCGCGGACGGTGGCGATCAAAGGCGGCGAAAAGTCACGGTCGATCTTGGAGCGCAGGGCCCGAATATGAGTGTCGACGATGTTCGTCATGGGGTCATAGCTGATATCCCACACATGTTCGATGATCGCCGTTCGAGTGAGCACCCGATTCTTGTTCCGCAGCAAGAACTCAAGCAGGGCATACTCTTTATTCGTCAACGAGATTTCCTGTCCTCCCCGCCAGACGCGGTGAGCAGCAGGGTCCAATCTCAAGTCGGCCGCCTGCAGGTGAGCGAGCTGCTGGGAACTGCCTCGGCGCAGCAGGGCCCTGATTTGAGCCAGCAGTTCCACGAACGCGAATGGCTTGGGCAAAAATTGATCCGCTCCGGTATCAAATCCGGAGACTTTGGTCTCCAGCGTGTTGCGCGCCGTCAATAGGAGCACCGGAGTCATGATTCCTTTGTCACGAACTCGGCGGCA encodes:
- a CDS encoding ATP-binding protein, which gives rise to MKSLRSLISWSAFVLLAGLLVFSALVYAVSEVLLHRFVDGRLFALAETLADIVKRHPDLIDQGSQDGLRADVRRSYELPEVPHSLRVFSIDGRLLWKSSHAETQSSISADVLQRLQRDHAVFETVDSTSVPARQLFLSVAQGGQRRYVLQAEASLLHYRETLNGLVFLLALGSGATLFVAWVGSLWLSKKVLAPIEALCAGAETMSEADLGKRLAVDSPHREFRRLTQAVNSVLDRFQRGSEVQRNFCEIAAHEMKTPLTILRGNLEVALMKARTVEEYHEVLLNNLQQVDRLIALTRPLLTLAKFTSSKPPVNLVPLALEPLIQEIVDELMLLADDHRIALTFESQPVPSVLGDVQWLKQALINLLDNALRYTPSGGSVTVRLQTISSKVTVAVEDTGHGIEPEHIPHLFERFYRTDWARAKDSAGTGLGLPIVKEIMDAHGGSISVTSEVNKGSVFTLRLPALAQQTVPA
- a CDS encoding response regulator transcription factor — translated: MRILLVEDDADLAQFIRKGLKEEYYAVDVAADGEAGLALALNNPYDLVILDVMLPKLDGLTLCRRVRDKGIMTPVLLLTARNTLETKVSGFDTGADQFLPKPFAFVELLAQIRALLRRGSSQQLAHLQAADLRLDPAAHRVWRGGQEISLTNKEYALLEFLLRNKNRVLTRTAIIEHVWDISYDPMTNIVDTHIRALRSKIDRDFSPPLIATVRGAGYMLEEPKTPP